A stretch of the Gossypium hirsutum isolate 1008001.06 chromosome D07, Gossypium_hirsutum_v2.1, whole genome shotgun sequence genome encodes the following:
- the LOC107936714 gene encoding cytochrome P450 94A1 codes for MMFTQLFASLLLFALPFLFLTIIRRTSKSQKSASSPSNIPKSYPIIGSYFAIKSNQENRVQWTTEILQSSLSATFTLHNLFGSRQIFTANPANVQHMLKTHFFNYHKGPFSRGILFDFLGHGIFNVNGESWKFQRQVSSHEFNTKSLRKFVQTVVDTELHDRLIPMLSDAVVDKSVLDLQDILQRFAFDNVCKIAFGFDPACLLPSLPSAQFAEAFEDATDMTSERFRAFLSIAWKIKRFFNVGSEKRLHTAVTQVRDFARKIVREKKQELADKSSLESVDLLSRFLTSGHTDENFATDIVISFILAGRDTTSAALTWFFWLLHKNPEVEKEILKEIKGKSGMPVFEEVKDMVYTHAALCECMRLYPPVPLDSKTAVDDDILPDGTVVKKGTVVTYHPYAMGRMEKIWGSDWAEFKPERWLQRDEAGKWIFVGRDPYTYPVFQAGPRLCLGKEMAFLQMKRVVSGVLRQFKVVPAVEDGFQPSLVVYLTSKMKGGFPVRMVEREDLD; via the coding sequence ATGATGTTTACTCAGCTGTTTGCTTCCTTGTTGCTTTTCGCTCTCCCATTTTTATTCTTAACCATCATCAGAAGAACGTCGAAATCCCAGAAATCAGCTTCATCTCCTTCAAATATCCCCAAATCTTACCCGATAATCGGTTCCTATTTCGCTATCAAATCCAATCAAGAAAACCGTGTGCAATGGACTACCGAAATCCTCCAGAGTTCTCTCTCTGCAACTTTCACCCTCCACAACTTATTTGGTAGTCGCCAGATTTTCACTGCCAACCCCGCCAATGTCCAGCACATGCTCAAGACCCATTTCTTCAACTACCATAAGGGCCCTTTCTCCAGGGGCATTCTCTTCGATTTTCTCGGCCACGGCATCTTCAACGTCAATGGCGAGTCTTGGAAGTTCCAGAGACAAGTTTCTAGCCACGAGTTCAACACCAAGTCGCTTCGTAAATTCGTGCAAACCGTGGTTGATACCGAGCTTCACGACCGTTTGATTCCGATGTTATCTGATGCTGTTGTCGATAAGTCCGTGCTTGACTTGCAAGACATTCTTCAGAGATTCGCTTTTGACAACGTTTGTAAGATCGCTTTTGGGTTTGACCCTGCCTGTCTTTTGCCTTCTTTACCGTCGGCGCAGTTTGCTGAAGCGTTTGAAGATGCTACTGATATGACTAGCGAAAGGTTTCGTGCTTTTCTTAGCATAGCTTGGAAAATCAAGCGATTTTTCAATGTGGGATCGGAGAAAAGACTCCATACTGCGGTCACTCAAGTCCGTGATTTCGCGAGGAAGATTGTAAGGGAAAAGAAACAGGAGCTGGCTGATAAATCGTCTTTGGAATCTGTTGATCTGTTGTCGAGGTTCTTGACCTCAGGCCATACGGACGAGAATTTCGCGACGGATATTGTCATCAGCTTCATACTTGCCGGCCGTGACACAACATCGGCTGCTTTGACGTGGTTTTTCTGGTTATTACACAAGAACCCCGAAGTTGAAAAGGAGATTCTCAAAGAAATCAAAGGGAAATCCGGTATGCCGGTATTTGAGGAAGTTAAAGACATGGTTTACACACATGCTGCTCTTTGCGAGTGCATGAGACTGTACCCTCCAGTCCCATTGGACAGCAAAACGGCGGTGGACGACGATATTTTACCGGACGGGACGGTTGTGAAGAAAGGAACGGTGGTGACGTATCATCCTTACGCAATGGGGAGGATGGAGAAGATATGGGGATCGGATTGGGCAGAGTTCAAGCCAGAGAGATGGCTGCAGAGAGATGAGGCGGGGAAATGGATCTTTGTGGGGAGAGATCCATATACTTACCCAGTGTTCCAGGCGGGACCCAGGCTTTGTTTGGGGAAGGAGATGGCGTTCTTGCAGATGAAAAGGGTGGTGAGTGGTGTTCTAAGGCAGTTCAAGGTGGTGCCGGCAGTGGAGGATGGATTTCAGCCTTCGttagttgtttatctaacatcgaAGATGAAAGGTGGGTTCCCAGTCAGGATGGTGGAAAGAGAAGATCTCGATTGA